One genomic window of Syntrophorhabdaceae bacterium includes the following:
- a CDS encoding 30S ribosomal protein S1, protein MVETVDTSAQKENTVEEMKELYETSLRSLQDGNILKGKIIDINGDAVIVDVGLKSEGKVSLSEFGGKPGEPEIQVGDEVEVMVVGREREFGLLLLSKQKVDGIRVWTNLDKAVEDGSAVEGDIISEVKSGFMVDLGGVHAFLPISQVDVKPVKNPASFIGRRLKFKVLKVNKRKGNVIVSRRILMEEEREKKKQEFWKNIKDGQIVYGFVRNITDYGAFVDLGGVDGLLYLNDITWGRITHPKEYLRVGDEVKVKVLAIDYEKERISVGIKQLKADPWLKIEEKYPEETKVKGKVVGIVDYGVFVELEQGVEGLLHVSEMSWDRKLKNPGKLVNKGDWVDVVVLGFDKEKKRISLGMKQLLPDPWEELASEYPPGSIAKGKVKNFTEFGMFVGIGNGIDGLIHVSEISWSRRKKVVSETYKKGMPVEALVLNVDKEAKKFSLSIKRLKDDPWKGLVSRYHSGDVVEGFVTSITDFGIFVEIEEGVEGLIHLSEIEDLQGKNVADLFKLDDPVTAAILSIDEKNKRIGLSIKALRRPEDNKPAETSYTRDESAFSTLGDAFERAMNRENHDN, encoded by the coding sequence ATGGTAGAGACTGTTGATACATCAGCACAAAAAGAAAACACCGTAGAAGAGATGAAGGAGCTCTACGAGACTTCCCTTAGGAGTCTGCAAGACGGTAACATCCTGAAAGGAAAAATCATTGATATAAATGGCGATGCAGTCATCGTTGACGTGGGGCTCAAATCGGAAGGCAAGGTCTCTCTTTCCGAATTCGGCGGCAAACCTGGTGAGCCCGAGATACAAGTCGGGGATGAGGTCGAGGTCATGGTAGTGGGCAGGGAAAGGGAGTTCGGTCTCCTTCTCCTGTCAAAGCAAAAGGTGGACGGCATCAGGGTCTGGACCAACCTCGATAAGGCCGTTGAAGACGGCTCCGCCGTGGAGGGAGACATCATATCCGAGGTCAAAAGCGGATTCATGGTGGACCTTGGAGGAGTCCATGCATTCCTGCCTATCTCTCAAGTCGATGTCAAGCCCGTAAAGAACCCCGCCTCTTTCATAGGAAGACGGCTCAAATTCAAAGTCCTGAAGGTAAACAAACGAAAGGGCAATGTCATCGTCTCCCGAAGAATCCTCATGGAAGAGGAGAGGGAGAAGAAGAAACAGGAATTCTGGAAGAACATCAAAGACGGCCAGATCGTCTATGGGTTCGTCAGAAATATCACCGACTATGGGGCCTTTGTAGATTTAGGCGGAGTAGACGGACTTCTTTACCTCAATGACATTACCTGGGGAAGAATCACCCATCCAAAGGAATATCTGAGGGTAGGCGACGAGGTCAAAGTAAAGGTCCTCGCCATCGATTATGAAAAAGAAAGAATATCGGTGGGCATAAAGCAGCTCAAGGCAGACCCCTGGCTCAAGATAGAGGAAAAGTACCCTGAGGAGACAAAGGTAAAGGGCAAGGTGGTAGGAATCGTCGATTACGGCGTCTTTGTGGAGCTCGAGCAGGGCGTGGAAGGACTCCTTCATGTGAGCGAGATGAGCTGGGACAGGAAATTGAAGAACCCCGGTAAACTGGTGAATAAGGGAGATTGGGTGGATGTGGTGGTCCTCGGGTTCGATAAGGAAAAAAAGAGGATCTCACTCGGAATGAAACAACTATTGCCCGACCCGTGGGAGGAGCTGGCATCGGAATACCCGCCCGGCTCGATCGCAAAGGGGAAGGTGAAGAATTTCACCGAATTCGGCATGTTCGTGGGCATAGGGAACGGCATCGACGGACTGATCCATGTGTCCGAAATCTCCTGGTCACGGCGGAAGAAAGTGGTATCGGAAACCTATAAGAAGGGTATGCCGGTAGAAGCCCTTGTTCTCAATGTCGACAAAGAAGCCAAGAAGTTCTCCCTCAGCATCAAGCGTCTCAAAGACGATCCCTGGAAAGGACTCGTCTCCAGGTATCACTCCGGGGATGTGGTCGAGGGGTTCGTGACGAGTATTACCGATTTCGGCATATTCGTGGAGATCGAAGAGGGAGTGGAGGGGCTCATACACCTCTCGGAAATAGAGGATCTCCAGGGAAAAAATGTAGCCGACCTCTTCAAGCTCGATGATCCCGTGACTGCGGCTATATTAAGCATCGACGAGAAGAACAAGAGAATCGGCCTCTCCATCAAAGCACTGAGGAGGCCCGAAGATAACAAACCCGCAGAGACATCTTACACCAGGGACGAATCTGCTTTTTCGACTCTCGGCGACGCCTTTGAAAGGGCTATGAACCGGGAGAATCACGACAATTAG
- a CDS encoding lipopolysaccharide kinase InaA family protein — MNLLTPLIYGHYLIYFAGEPADPLPMIQCIGRGELIEGKGRGGIALVRLNGQMLACRKYTHGGLLRAVTRDIFFSDRRALSELGITGYLRDNGFPVVVPFAVIAEKKLLTKRLYILTVYMEGAVDLLQFLVSSSKMRRLRTIKRFAELLYKMEKLGVRHPDLHLNNVLVTRDRQLVFLDFDKCGRGIFTGRDTIRMIFRLNRHAEKMEKKGAAAFTQQERAMFLRAYHRISGRDLYPEMERKAGSKKLLSRVGWLVERLLYGW; from the coding sequence ATGAATCTCCTCACTCCACTCATTTATGGCCACTATCTCATCTATTTCGCGGGAGAGCCCGCGGACCCGTTGCCCATGATTCAGTGTATCGGAAGAGGGGAGCTCATAGAGGGGAAGGGCAGGGGCGGTATAGCGCTCGTCCGGCTTAACGGGCAAATGCTGGCCTGCAGGAAATATACCCATGGCGGACTTCTGAGAGCCGTCACAAGAGATATATTCTTCTCCGACCGGAGGGCCCTCTCGGAGCTTGGGATCACCGGTTACCTGAGAGACAATGGTTTTCCCGTGGTGGTGCCTTTTGCCGTTATCGCGGAGAAGAAGCTTCTCACGAAGCGTCTCTATATCCTGACCGTCTATATGGAAGGGGCCGTTGACCTGCTCCAATTTCTCGTCTCTTCAAGCAAAATGAGGAGGCTGAGGACCATAAAGAGGTTCGCCGAGCTTCTCTATAAGATGGAGAAGCTCGGTGTCCGTCATCCCGACCTCCACCTCAATAATGTCCTCGTGACCCGGGACCGTCAGCTGGTCTTCCTTGATTTCGATAAATGTGGGAGGGGAATATTTACCGGCAGGGACACGATCCGCATGATCTTCAGGCTCAACAGGCATGCTGAAAAGATGGAGAAGAAAGGCGCAGCTGCCTTCACGCAGCAGGAAAGGGCAATGTTCTTGAGGGCGTATCATAGGATTTCAGGCCGGGACCTTTATCCGGAGATGGAGCGTAAGGCGGGCTCGAAGAAGTTGCTCAGCAGGGTGGGATGGCTCGTGGAACGGCTCCTTTATGGCTGGTAA
- a CDS encoding NlpC/P60 family protein — translation MKGDKEYRIIEPVVNLRRTPETGKISYYHDEQLVTQLLFNERVSVKGHQGKWALVEALEQKTFRSHGFWEGYPGWVEKECLEPARQETLADIRVVKSAIVPVLLTPDEGSAALFTLSLGTRVNLDHTYEPRGYFSPIQAGKARCGWIDSRHLRSAAPAHDEERQREEVVAAARLFLGTPYLWGGRSMQMPGLASIATGVDCSGLVNLVFRISGIDLPRDAHEQWMKASRLTADSIMTGDLIFIAPSPEEVNHVMLYMGGEHFIEAVESGTAVGMNTFENRFGVRRAAFPDSGRVRGQSAVFFGRAPLWP, via the coding sequence ATGAAGGGAGACAAGGAATACAGAATAATCGAGCCGGTGGTCAATCTCAGGAGAACTCCTGAAACTGGGAAAATCTCCTATTATCACGATGAACAGCTGGTAACCCAGCTCCTTTTCAATGAGAGGGTGAGCGTGAAAGGGCATCAGGGTAAATGGGCGCTCGTCGAAGCCCTCGAGCAGAAAACATTCAGAAGTCACGGTTTTTGGGAGGGGTATCCGGGATGGGTGGAAAAAGAATGCCTCGAGCCCGCACGGCAAGAAACTCTTGCAGATATAAGGGTGGTAAAAAGCGCTATCGTGCCCGTACTCCTCACGCCTGACGAAGGCAGCGCCGCACTCTTCACCCTCTCATTGGGCACTCGTGTCAATCTCGATCACACTTATGAACCGAGAGGATATTTTTCTCCTATTCAGGCAGGGAAGGCACGTTGCGGCTGGATCGATTCGCGACATCTCAGGTCCGCGGCGCCTGCTCATGACGAAGAGAGGCAGAGAGAGGAAGTAGTGGCGGCGGCGCGGCTCTTTCTCGGGACCCCTTACCTGTGGGGCGGCAGGAGCATGCAAATGCCCGGTCTTGCGTCGATTGCGACGGGGGTCGATTGTTCGGGCCTCGTAAATCTGGTTTTCCGTATCTCAGGTATTGATCTTCCCAGGGACGCCCATGAGCAATGGATGAAAGCAAGCCGCCTGACCGCCGATTCCATAATGACAGGTGATCTTATATTTATTGCCCCTTCCCCGGAAGAAGTGAACCACGTCATGCTCTATATGGGCGGAGAACATTTCATAGAGGCGGTCGAGTCGGGGACCGCAGTGGGAATGAATACCTTTGAAAATAGGTTCGGCGTACGCCGTGCGGCCTTTCCGGATTCCGGAAGGGTCCGGGGTCAATCAGCCGTATTCTTCGGGAGGGCGCCCCTGTGGCCGTAG
- a CDS encoding pentapeptide repeat-containing protein — protein MREKIAVTMGLIIISFIYLATGAQAFNKDDYYRLMTTNECRGCDLTRIDLSGKDLMNADLAKANLHDIDLAQADLYFANMPGVRLDTSNLYRANLKGANLEGANLAGAHLFGADFYGADLSGANLSGADLGAANLSRANLTRANMTKANMVGAILSGANAARAVLRDANLYSATLAGTNFTGADLIRTDLRGAYMAKANLFCADLHLAQISNAILHSADLKSADLNRADLSGANLTGANLTGADLYFTDLTRANLTGVNLYRAATSTAIMSDTITTGTITEDGGICKVASPGRVPALADRNALFRPSLMERDIRKP, from the coding sequence ATGAGAGAAAAAATCGCCGTCACTATGGGTTTAATAATCATTTCTTTCATATATCTCGCCACGGGCGCACAGGCATTTAATAAAGACGACTACTACCGGCTCATGACCACCAACGAATGCCGTGGCTGCGACCTTACCCGTATCGACCTTTCAGGCAAGGACTTGATGAATGCCGATCTTGCAAAGGCAAACCTGCACGATATCGATCTGGCGCAGGCAGACCTCTACTTCGCAAATATGCCAGGGGTCCGCCTTGACACTTCGAACCTTTACAGGGCAAACCTGAAAGGGGCAAACCTGGAAGGCGCCAACCTGGCCGGGGCCCATCTCTTTGGCGCCGATTTCTACGGCGCTGATCTCTCGGGCGCAAACCTTTCCGGCGCTGATCTCGGCGCGGCCAATCTCTCGCGGGCAAATCTTACAAGGGCGAATATGACAAAGGCCAACATGGTGGGGGCGATCCTTTCGGGCGCAAATGCGGCACGGGCAGTACTCAGGGATGCGAACCTTTACAGCGCAACTCTTGCGGGCACCAATTTCACCGGTGCGGACCTCATAAGGACTGATCTCAGAGGGGCATATATGGCCAAGGCAAACCTCTTTTGCGCGGATCTGCATTTGGCTCAAATTTCAAATGCCATCCTTCACAGTGCGGACTTGAAAAGCGCCGATCTCAACAGGGCCGACCTTTCGGGCGCCAATCTGACGGGCGCCAACCTGACGGGCGCCGATCTTTACTTTACCGATCTCACCAGGGCGAATCTGACCGGTGTTAACCTCTACAGGGCCGCCACATCCACGGCGATCATGTCGGATACGATTACCACGGGGACCATAACGGAAGACGGGGGTATCTGTAAGGTTGCGAGCCCCGGACGGGTACCGGCCCTTGCGGATAGGAACGCATTATTCAGGCCTTCTCTCATGGAAAGGGATATCAGGAAACCCTGA
- a CDS encoding Trm112 family protein, producing MSVSKELLDILCCPKCKGDIRLNESKDGLVCDSCKLMYPIKDDIPVMLVDEAKPIDTK from the coding sequence ATGTCCGTAAGTAAAGAGTTGCTCGACATACTCTGTTGTCCGAAATGCAAAGGCGACATTCGGCTCAATGAATCGAAGGACGGCCTCGTCTGCGATTCATGCAAGCTCATGTATCCCATTAAAGATGATATACCCGTCATGCTTGTAGACGAGGCGAAGCCTATTGATACAAAGTAG
- a CDS encoding enolase C-terminal domain-like protein gives MAVDRITHIRMKEVSRPLKVFFATSLGGKSMMRSLIVTVILEGGASGSGECPTSAAFPGDTMAAMKLRLAGWARDLKGMPIEGWEDRVRTIRRRHASFPMAVSGLETALFRAFLNHRGLREVAWHGGKLREIETDITIPFIPEDPGLFPWVDHAVKQGFRIFKIKVSGHVEEDKKFLSAIFGHPGLRTGDFTFRLDGNQGYTPRSYFQMIDFLEKTGIRTELFEQPLPADDYRGLREIRRHSPIPVILDETVVGREQLKRVISENLAGGVNIKIAKSGILESLDLLAMAKEAGLKLMIGCMTETMVGLSAGISLAAGTGAFDYIDLDGIYFLHHLKKYGAIEIRPPCFFIGE, from the coding sequence GTGGCCGTAGACCGGATAACACACATCCGCATGAAAGAAGTCTCGAGACCGCTCAAGGTATTCTTCGCCACCTCACTGGGCGGCAAGAGCATGATGCGAAGCCTCATTGTGACGGTAATTCTGGAAGGCGGCGCCTCAGGCTCCGGTGAATGTCCGACGAGTGCGGCCTTTCCCGGAGATACTATGGCTGCCATGAAACTTCGTCTCGCCGGATGGGCAAGGGATTTGAAAGGCATGCCGATCGAGGGGTGGGAAGACAGGGTCCGCACCATCCGCCGCAGGCACGCCTCTTTCCCCATGGCTGTCTCGGGCCTTGAAACGGCACTTTTCAGGGCCTTCCTCAACCACAGGGGCTTACGCGAGGTTGCGTGGCATGGGGGGAAACTGAGGGAGATAGAGACGGATATCACCATTCCCTTCATACCCGAAGACCCCGGTCTTTTCCCATGGGTCGATCATGCGGTAAAGCAGGGGTTCAGGATTTTCAAAATAAAAGTGAGCGGTCATGTGGAGGAGGACAAGAAGTTCCTCTCCGCCATTTTCGGTCATCCGGGCCTCAGGACCGGGGACTTTACGTTCCGGCTCGATGGGAACCAGGGCTACACGCCCCGAAGTTATTTTCAAATGATTGATTTTCTTGAGAAGACCGGCATAAGGACGGAGCTTTTTGAACAACCCCTCCCTGCGGATGACTATAGGGGTTTGAGAGAGATCAGGAGGCACTCTCCCATACCCGTGATACTCGACGAGACCGTGGTCGGAAGGGAGCAGTTAAAGCGTGTGATCAGCGAGAACCTTGCCGGAGGAGTTAACATAAAGATCGCAAAAAGCGGGATCCTGGAATCCCTCGATCTCCTTGCGATGGCGAAAGAGGCGGGATTGAAGCTCATGATAGGGTGCATGACCGAAACAATGGTGGGTCTCTCCGCGGGGATATCGCTTGCAGCAGGCACAGGCGCTTTTGATTATATCGATCTCGACGGTATTTATTTTCTCCATCACCTGAAAAAATATGGCGCTATAGAGATAAGACCTCCCTGCTTCTTTATCGGAGAGTGA
- a CDS encoding PAS domain S-box protein, protein MEGVREENGKVATLREGGKKGGSDRNRRARGAREEGICRLIFETAYDGIFVLKEGFIADFNESLRFALGGSREDIIGKSLADLGPAVQPSGEESRDKAVRIVEQAFNGEVQRFEWTFLRCDGTAFDAEVTLHVIDGTGEKILAGTIRDITERKARERSLSEAAARYRDIFDYATEGMFQSTPEGRYMQVNPALARIMGYESPEGMIHEITSIREQVFMKPEARARLMNLLEKDGHVEGFEAQFLRKDGTVIWVSTDARVVEDGEGEALYFEGLTRDITERKKSQEALRKERETFLTILDNFPHGAALISEEGAYLYVNHKFSEITGYTLADIPSGQEWFVLAFPDPEQRRNAVSAWMMDMRNKGAGEREGKIFSIRCKDSAQKFLNLVTVKLETGSFIVSFEDVTEKQKKEETLLLTQFSIDHASDAIFWIKPSSRFLYVNEASRRMLGYTPDELLDLSFFQVDVDHPAEEGGRLWKRVKEHGSMAFESRFRAKDGKVFPVEITANYVHFRGRNYVLFFVRDITERKKGEEALHMEKERLAVTLGSIGDGVIATDTEGRIILLNAVAEQLTGWPHEEAAGKPLAEVFHIINEKTGETCESPATKVLKTGKVVGLANHTVLVSRDGREFIIADSGAPITRSDGTVIGVVLVFRDQTEKRKTDEELSRISRLESISVLAGGIAHDFNNILSILLGSISLARTYIGRDEEKAVAKCKDAEAAVSRAKDLTQQLLTFAKGGSPVKQKSTISDILRESAQFALTGSPTRCEFELSEYLSPVEVDQGQISQVISNLVINADQAMPQGGVITIKAENAVWEEERRRHGFPLAAGRYMKISVSDQGGGVPKEHLAKIFEPYFTTKKKGSGLGLAMAHSIVKNHDGYITAESESGEGSVFTIFCPPPRQIRPRRTERPKKAIRKCWAGSFSWTMKR, encoded by the coding sequence ATGGAGGGAGTGCGGGAAGAGAATGGCAAAGTAGCCACGTTGCGTGAGGGCGGGAAAAAGGGGGGTTCCGACCGCAACAGGAGAGCGAGGGGCGCACGGGAAGAAGGAATCTGCCGCCTCATTTTTGAGACGGCCTATGACGGGATATTTGTTCTCAAAGAAGGGTTTATTGCGGACTTTAATGAATCCTTAAGGTTCGCTCTTGGGGGCAGCCGGGAGGATATCATCGGAAAGTCCCTTGCAGACCTTGGCCCTGCCGTCCAACCAAGCGGGGAGGAATCCCGCGATAAAGCCGTCCGTATAGTGGAGCAGGCCTTTAATGGTGAGGTGCAGCGTTTCGAATGGACGTTCCTCCGGTGCGACGGGACGGCCTTCGATGCCGAAGTAACGCTCCATGTCATTGACGGGACGGGCGAAAAGATCCTTGCAGGGACGATACGGGATATTACGGAGCGTAAAGCAAGGGAGAGATCCCTCTCCGAGGCGGCGGCGAGATACCGGGATATTTTCGATTATGCCACGGAAGGCATGTTCCAGTCCACGCCGGAGGGGCGATATATGCAGGTAAACCCGGCCCTCGCCCGAATTATGGGCTATGAGAGTCCGGAAGGCATGATTCATGAAATCACGAGTATCCGCGAACAGGTATTCATGAAGCCGGAGGCCCGGGCACGGCTTATGAACCTTCTTGAAAAAGATGGTCATGTGGAAGGCTTTGAAGCGCAGTTCCTGCGGAAAGACGGCACCGTCATCTGGGTATCTACCGACGCCCGCGTGGTGGAGGACGGGGAAGGGGAAGCCCTTTATTTTGAGGGCCTTACCCGGGACATCACGGAACGGAAGAAGTCGCAGGAGGCCCTTCGCAAAGAAAGAGAGACCTTCCTCACCATCCTCGACAATTTTCCTCACGGCGCGGCCCTCATCTCCGAAGAAGGGGCCTATCTCTACGTGAACCATAAGTTCAGCGAGATTACCGGCTACACCCTCGCCGACATCCCCTCGGGGCAGGAATGGTTTGTCCTGGCGTTCCCCGACCCGGAGCAGCGGAGAAACGCGGTCTCCGCGTGGATGATGGATATGAGGAACAAAGGCGCCGGAGAAAGGGAAGGAAAGATATTTTCAATCCGGTGCAAGGACAGCGCTCAAAAGTTTCTCAATCTCGTGACGGTCAAGCTGGAGACCGGCTCGTTTATCGTGAGTTTCGAGGACGTGACGGAGAAGCAGAAAAAGGAGGAAACCCTCCTTCTCACCCAATTTTCCATCGACCACGCCTCCGATGCGATTTTCTGGATAAAGCCCAGCTCCCGCTTTCTTTACGTAAACGAGGCATCACGCAGGATGCTCGGGTACACGCCCGACGAACTCCTTGACCTGTCCTTCTTTCAGGTCGATGTCGATCATCCGGCGGAAGAGGGCGGACGCCTCTGGAAGAGGGTTAAGGAACACGGATCGATGGCCTTTGAGTCCCGGTTCAGGGCAAAGGACGGGAAGGTCTTTCCCGTGGAGATCACGGCGAATTACGTGCACTTCCGCGGACGGAACTATGTCCTCTTTTTTGTCCGCGACATCACGGAACGGAAGAAAGGGGAAGAGGCGCTCCATATGGAGAAGGAGCGGCTTGCAGTCACTTTGGGGTCTATCGGAGACGGGGTGATCGCCACGGATACCGAGGGGCGGATAATCCTTCTCAATGCGGTTGCCGAGCAATTGACGGGCTGGCCCCATGAGGAGGCGGCAGGAAAGCCCCTCGCGGAAGTCTTTCATATAATCAACGAAAAAACCGGGGAGACTTGCGAAAGCCCCGCGACGAAGGTGCTCAAGACCGGGAAAGTGGTGGGACTTGCGAATCATACGGTCCTGGTCTCGAGAGACGGGAGGGAGTTCATCATCGCGGACAGCGGCGCCCCTATCACGAGATCCGACGGCACAGTGATCGGCGTGGTGCTCGTATTCCGGGATCAGACGGAGAAGAGGAAGACGGACGAAGAGCTCTCCAGGATCAGCAGGCTCGAATCGATCAGCGTATTGGCAGGGGGCATCGCCCATGACTTCAACAATATCCTCTCTATCCTCCTGGGCAGCATCTCTCTTGCCCGCACCTATATCGGAAGGGATGAAGAGAAGGCTGTGGCCAAGTGCAAGGATGCCGAGGCGGCGGTCAGCCGGGCAAAGGACCTTACCCAACAGCTCCTGACTTTTGCCAAAGGCGGCTCACCCGTGAAGCAAAAGTCGACCATATCGGACATACTGCGAGAGTCGGCACAGTTTGCCCTTACAGGCTCACCGACCCGCTGCGAGTTCGAGCTCTCCGAGTATCTCAGCCCTGTGGAGGTGGACCAGGGCCAGATAAGCCAGGTAATATCCAACCTCGTCATCAACGCCGATCAGGCCATGCCCCAGGGGGGCGTGATAACCATAAAAGCGGAGAATGCGGTATGGGAAGAGGAGAGAAGGCGGCATGGTTTTCCCCTGGCTGCCGGAAGATATATGAAAATTTCGGTCTCAGACCAGGGCGGGGGAGTCCCTAAAGAACATCTCGCCAAAATATTCGAACCCTATTTTACCACAAAGAAAAAAGGGAGCGGCCTCGGGCTGGCGATGGCCCATTCCATTGTCAAAAACCATGACGGGTATATAACCGCCGAATCTGAAAGCGGCGAAGGCTCGGTTTTCACCATTTTCTGCCCGCCTCCGCGGCAGATCCGACCGAGACGGACGGAACGGCCAAAGAAGGCGATACGGAAATGCTGGGCCGGGTCCTTCTCATGGACGATGAAGAGATGA
- a CDS encoding response regulator, which yields MLGRVLLMDDEEMIRDITGEMLGSIGYNVSFAADGEEAMSLFIKARGENRPFDVVLLDLTIPGNVGGAEVLKRLREVEPGVKAVVLSGYSNDPILASSGEHGFKGVLTKPYTLQELSDTLAIVLSAGSTPGDR from the coding sequence ATGCTGGGCCGGGTCCTTCTCATGGACGATGAAGAGATGATCCGGGATATTACCGGTGAAATGTTGGGAAGCATCGGGTATAACGTATCTTTCGCTGCCGATGGAGAAGAGGCGATGTCGCTCTTCATCAAAGCCCGGGGTGAGAACAGGCCATTTGACGTGGTGCTACTCGATCTCACGATACCCGGAAACGTGGGGGGCGCTGAGGTCCTGAAACGACTTCGCGAGGTCGAGCCTGGGGTAAAAGCCGTGGTACTAAGCGGGTACTCCAACGATCCGATCCTCGCCTCATCGGGGGAACATGGATTCAAGGGTGTGCTGACGAAGCCATATACCCTTCAGGAGCTGAGCGATACCCTCGCCATTGTGCTCAGTGCAGGCAGTACTCCGGGCGACCGCTAA
- a CDS encoding YihY/virulence factor BrkB family protein produces MKWRGIVELFKDTFQEWRHDDASTLSAALAYYTIISLAPLLVIIIGLVAFIFGKEAAQGQVMQQLASILGPQSANTLREIVEHSPQRSVGIVATAISVVVLAFSAAGVFYQLQTSLNTVWEVTPKSSQGFWSIIRSRLPSLSIIPVIGFLLIVSLAASTAVAAFGTFMGGLFPGITVLLQIAEFVISFGVIAILFSLIYKILPDVRVRWRDVWLGGAFTSLLFTLGKFCIGLYLGKSSMASGYGAAGSLVVLLVWVYYSAQIFFFGAEFTQLYTNRYGSRMKPTTEAASLPGEDPGDKRHPSHPEQKEPI; encoded by the coding sequence ATGAAATGGAGAGGGATCGTAGAATTATTCAAAGATACGTTTCAGGAATGGCGGCATGACGATGCGTCGACACTTTCCGCTGCCCTTGCCTACTATACAATCATCTCGCTTGCGCCGCTTCTGGTGATAATCATCGGGCTAGTTGCCTTTATTTTTGGAAAAGAAGCGGCCCAGGGACAGGTCATGCAGCAGCTCGCGAGTATCCTCGGACCTCAAAGCGCGAACACGCTGCGAGAAATAGTGGAGCATTCACCACAGCGCTCCGTGGGTATCGTCGCGACGGCAATAAGTGTGGTGGTACTGGCGTTCAGCGCGGCAGGGGTCTTTTACCAGCTACAGACATCGCTTAACACGGTATGGGAGGTGACACCCAAATCATCGCAGGGTTTCTGGAGCATCATCAGGTCGAGGCTGCCTTCTCTTTCCATCATACCCGTCATAGGGTTCCTTCTCATTGTTTCACTCGCCGCGAGTACCGCGGTCGCTGCCTTCGGCACGTTCATGGGCGGTCTTTTTCCGGGTATAACCGTTCTTCTGCAGATTGCCGAGTTCGTGATCTCTTTTGGGGTTATAGCGATACTTTTCTCGCTCATCTATAAAATATTGCCCGATGTCAGGGTAAGATGGCGCGATGTATGGCTCGGCGGGGCCTTCACCTCCCTTCTCTTCACCCTCGGTAAATTCTGCATCGGCCTGTACTTGGGGAAGAGCAGCATGGCGTCAGGTTACGGGGCAGCAGGCTCTCTCGTGGTCCTCCTTGTCTGGGTCTACTATTCGGCGCAGATCTTCTTTTTTGGGGCTGAATTTACGCAGTTGTATACTAACAGATACGGTTCCCGTATGAAGCCCACGACAGAGGCTGCTTCACTTCCGGGCGAGGACCCGGGAGACAAAAGACATCCCTCCCATCCTGAACAAAAAGAACCCATCTAA
- a CDS encoding lysophospholipid acyltransferase family protein encodes MIVDPFLIIAVKSFQQALRFLPEKIQRSIGAAFGRGAYLALRERRRVAVSNLLEALPSLGKAGATAVARKCLENLGINFVESMVLPFIPPNDLTRRFTIENRHYADDALAAGKGLVALVFHYANWEIMGVASRLLHHEIVVLARPLKRHRRINEFLNSMRAETGLTIIPNANSARDVMRYLKEGRIVAILGDQREKRSKAVYVDFFGRKAPTSRGIAMIGMKTGAPVVPFYFRREGFLRYTIVCCPPLLMERKGNIEELVARNMRRVNECLESIVRERPEEWFWVHRRWARKG; translated from the coding sequence GTGATTGTAGATCCTTTTCTTATCATTGCCGTCAAATCCTTTCAGCAGGCTCTCCGCTTCCTGCCTGAAAAGATTCAGCGGTCCATCGGCGCCGCTTTCGGACGGGGAGCATATCTTGCGCTGCGCGAGAGACGACGGGTCGCGGTTTCCAATCTTCTGGAAGCCCTCCCATCTCTCGGGAAAGCAGGGGCTACAGCCGTCGCCCGCAAATGCCTCGAAAACCTCGGTATTAATTTCGTGGAATCCATGGTCCTGCCCTTTATACCCCCCAACGACCTCACCCGTCGCTTTACTATCGAGAACAGGCATTATGCGGATGATGCCCTGGCTGCCGGTAAAGGTCTGGTGGCGCTCGTGTTTCACTATGCAAATTGGGAGATTATGGGAGTCGCCTCCCGTCTGCTCCACCATGAAATAGTCGTTCTGGCCCGGCCTCTGAAGCGGCACCGCCGGATAAACGAATTTCTCAACAGCATGAGGGCAGAGACGGGACTCACTATCATACCGAACGCCAATTCCGCGAGGGACGTGATGCGATATCTCAAAGAAGGCAGGATAGTGGCAATCCTGGGAGACCAGCGGGAAAAACGCTCGAAGGCAGTCTACGTCGATTTTTTCGGCAGGAAAGCGCCCACTTCGAGAGGCATCGCCATGATAGGCATGAAGACCGGCGCTCCGGTAGTTCCCTTTTACTTCAGAAGAGAAGGTTTTCTCCGGTATACCATCGTCTGCTGTCCACCGCTTCTCATGGAAAGAAAAGGCAATATCGAGGAGCTTGTCGCCCGTAATATGCGGAGAGTAAATGAATGCCTCGAATCGATCGTACGGGAGCGTCCTGAGGAATGGTTCTGGGTTCACCGTCGTTGGGCAAGGAAAGGCTGA